A window from Dehalobacter sp. DCA encodes these proteins:
- the proC gene encoding pyrroline-5-carboxylate reductase, whose amino-acid sequence MQTIGFIGTGNLASSVIKGLSQQDTDFRIMAYDVFQEKAAALAKAYAVTSASFAETIQGSDVIFLAVKPKDIKGLLDQLAQFNLTGKLMITVVAGIGLSVYEQALPGIAVIRVMPNTSSAVLQAVSGLARGRCVTDGQVKMAETIFAVLGKFLWIDDSKMNALTAVSGSGPAYFYFFTELMALAGEKLGLTRDEAEFLAAETMVGAGKMLAESGKTSLELREAVTSPNGTTYAALESFRQAGLADIVGQAMEACAKRAEEMEGEYV is encoded by the coding sequence ATGCAAACGATCGGATTTATTGGAACAGGCAATCTGGCTTCGTCCGTGATTAAGGGGTTATCTCAGCAGGACACAGATTTCAGGATCATGGCCTATGATGTATTTCAGGAAAAAGCAGCAGCGCTGGCCAAAGCATATGCCGTTACAAGCGCTTCTTTTGCCGAAACCATTCAGGGATCAGATGTTATATTTCTGGCGGTAAAGCCTAAAGATATCAAAGGTCTTCTTGACCAGCTCGCTCAGTTCAATCTTACAGGAAAGCTTATGATTACGGTAGTAGCAGGAATAGGATTGTCTGTTTACGAACAGGCGCTTCCGGGCATTGCCGTGATCAGGGTCATGCCCAACACGTCCAGTGCGGTTCTGCAGGCTGTATCCGGGTTGGCCAGAGGACGCTGTGTCACGGACGGACAGGTAAAAATGGCTGAAACGATCTTTGCTGTTTTGGGAAAATTCCTGTGGATTGACGACAGTAAAATGAATGCGCTGACTGCCGTCAGCGGCAGTGGCCCGGCCTATTTCTATTTCTTTACGGAACTGATGGCGCTGGCCGGTGAAAAGCTTGGCCTGACGAGAGACGAAGCTGAATTTCTGGCCGCGGAGACCATGGTTGGCGCAGGGAAAATGCTTGCGGAGAGCGGCAAAACTTCGCTGGAATTAAGAGAAGCTGTTACATCGCCGAACGGAACGACCTACGCGGCACTGGAGAGCTTCCGGCAAGCCGGGCTGGCGGATATCGTCGGTCAGGCTATGGAGGCCTGTGCTAAACGGGCTGAAGAGATGGAAGGAGAGTATGTTTGA
- a CDS encoding undecaprenyl-diphosphate phosphatase, translated as MATIQFILQSIILGIVEGITEFLPVSSTGHLIIFQNLINFQGTNPHYVEMYTYVIQLGAILAVIVLYWKKIKQTLVDFFPSKVGYQESGLKFWLMIVLACIPGATIGILFDDTAEKYLFSPIPVAITLFLGAILMIYAENRLRKNAPVGRDLNVSPRQAVMIGLFQCLAVIPGMSRSASTIIGGWVAGLPTVAATEFSFFLAIPVMIGMSLLKVVKIGGLAILTSQEILSLAVGFIVSFLVAVIVIQKFISYLQRKPMRIFAIYRMIFAAFVLAAGVAGLF; from the coding sequence ATGGCAACAATTCAATTTATTCTTCAATCCATTATTTTAGGCATCGTGGAAGGGATCACGGAGTTCCTGCCGGTCTCATCGACAGGCCATTTGATTATTTTTCAAAATTTAATCAACTTTCAGGGTACCAATCCGCATTATGTGGAAATGTATACCTATGTCATTCAGCTTGGAGCGATTTTGGCGGTCATTGTACTCTATTGGAAGAAGATCAAACAGACGCTGGTGGATTTCTTCCCGTCCAAAGTCGGCTACCAGGAATCCGGACTGAAATTCTGGCTGATGATTGTGCTGGCGTGCATTCCGGGCGCTACAATCGGGATTCTGTTTGACGATACCGCGGAAAAATACCTGTTTTCCCCGATTCCTGTGGCAATAACGCTTTTCCTCGGTGCAATCTTGATGATCTACGCCGAGAATAGGCTTAGAAAGAATGCCCCGGTCGGACGGGACTTGAATGTTTCTCCAAGACAGGCGGTCATGATTGGTTTATTTCAATGTTTGGCCGTTATTCCAGGAATGTCCCGTTCGGCATCGACGATTATTGGCGGATGGGTAGCCGGGCTGCCGACTGTGGCCGCCACGGAATTTTCGTTCTTCCTGGCGATTCCGGTGATGATTGGGATGAGCCTGCTGAAGGTTGTTAAAATTGGCGGTCTGGCTATACTTACTTCGCAGGAAATTTTGTCTTTGGCTGTCGGCTTCATTGTATCCTTCCTGGTTGCAGTGATTGTCATCCAGAAATTCATTTCGTATTTACAAAGAAAACCGATGCGGATTTTTGCGATCTACAGAATGATATTTGCCGCGTTCGTACTGGCAGCCGGGGTAGCTGGTTTATTCTAA